The proteins below come from a single Burkholderia contaminans genomic window:
- the speB gene encoding agmatinase, with amino-acid sequence MPRELNQPMGGNEMPRFGGIATMMRLPQAATTDGLDVCFVGVPLDLGTSNRSGSRFGPRQIRTESVLLRPYNMATRAAPFDSLQVADIGDVATNPYDLKDSVRRIEEAYDEIVANGCRPITLGGDHTIAWPILRALHKKYGKVAVVHVDAHADVNDTMFGEKIAHGTPFRRAVEDGLLQCDKVTQIGLRGTGYHADDFDWCREQGFTVVQAEECWNKSLAPLMAQVRERVGDTPVYLSFDIDGLDPSFAPGTGTPEIGGLTIQQGLEIVRGMKGLNIVGADLVEVAPPYDPAGTTALTGANLAFEMLCVMPGVAYR; translated from the coding sequence ATGCCCCGCGAACTGAATCAACCGATGGGCGGCAACGAAATGCCGCGCTTTGGCGGCATCGCCACGATGATGCGGCTGCCGCAAGCCGCGACGACCGACGGCCTCGACGTGTGCTTCGTCGGCGTGCCGCTCGACCTCGGCACGTCGAACCGCTCGGGCTCGCGCTTCGGCCCGCGCCAGATCCGCACCGAATCCGTGCTGCTGCGCCCGTACAACATGGCCACGCGCGCGGCCCCGTTCGATTCGCTGCAGGTGGCCGACATCGGCGACGTCGCGACCAACCCGTACGACCTGAAGGACTCGGTGCGCCGCATCGAGGAGGCGTACGACGAGATCGTCGCGAACGGCTGCCGGCCGATCACGCTCGGCGGCGACCACACGATTGCGTGGCCGATCCTGCGCGCACTGCACAAGAAGTACGGCAAGGTCGCCGTCGTGCACGTCGACGCGCACGCGGACGTGAACGACACGATGTTCGGCGAGAAGATCGCGCACGGCACGCCGTTCCGCCGCGCGGTGGAAGACGGCCTGCTGCAATGCGACAAGGTCACGCAGATCGGCCTGCGCGGCACCGGCTACCACGCGGACGATTTCGACTGGTGCCGCGAGCAGGGCTTCACCGTCGTGCAGGCCGAGGAATGCTGGAACAAGTCGCTCGCGCCGCTGATGGCGCAGGTGCGCGAACGCGTCGGCGACACGCCGGTCTACCTGAGCTTCGACATCGACGGCCTCGATCCGTCGTTCGCGCCCGGCACCGGCACGCCCGAAATCGGCGGCCTCACCATCCAGCAGGGCCTCGAGATCGTGCGCGGCATGAAGGGGCTGAACATCGTCGGCGCCGACCTCGTCGAAGTCGCGCCGCCATACGATCCGGCCGGCACCACCGCGCTCACCGGCGCGAACCTCGCGTTCGAGATGCTCTGCGTGATGCCGGGCGTCGCCTACCGCTAA
- a CDS encoding helix-turn-helix transcriptional regulator, which translates to MLLNVNPFHRDNDRFNVSFKALGELIETVGTPHFVPRLTQLLNEVVPLDVAHVERSRVDGSMPTGYRCEWIGSSGIDTESTEISDVMTLYYERFLDSDPLFAGLRGKTGTMLVVRDIAAIPPGEFRQRLFDDVRIGHECVLARGTRYSQHSIALERGRDRPPFTLAEMNRFRSISDVLFPLLELHASTTAVRRVAHPTPEVHPLAQFDARIAADGVKLSKREYETCKHLLSGKTVPETAEILGVRVASAESYVKRAFAKLGVRTKRELAAWGSAATAFPSAGAHDGTAPPGIPR; encoded by the coding sequence ATGCTGCTCAACGTGAACCCCTTCCACCGCGACAACGACCGCTTCAACGTGTCGTTCAAGGCGCTGGGCGAGCTGATCGAGACGGTCGGCACGCCGCACTTCGTGCCGCGCCTCACGCAACTGCTCAATGAAGTCGTGCCGCTCGACGTCGCGCACGTCGAACGTTCGCGCGTCGACGGCTCGATGCCCACCGGCTATCGATGCGAATGGATCGGCAGCAGCGGCATCGATACCGAATCCACCGAAATCTCCGACGTGATGACGCTCTACTACGAGCGCTTTCTCGACAGCGACCCGCTGTTCGCGGGGCTGCGCGGCAAGACGGGCACGATGCTCGTGGTGCGCGACATCGCGGCGATCCCGCCCGGCGAATTCCGCCAGCGGTTGTTCGACGACGTGCGGATCGGGCACGAATGCGTGCTCGCGCGCGGCACGCGCTATTCGCAGCATTCGATCGCGCTGGAGCGCGGCCGCGACCGGCCGCCGTTCACGCTCGCCGAGATGAACCGCTTTCGCAGCATCAGCGACGTGCTGTTTCCGCTGCTCGAACTGCATGCGTCGACCACGGCCGTGCGGCGCGTCGCGCACCCGACGCCCGAAGTCCACCCGCTCGCGCAATTCGATGCGCGGATCGCGGCCGACGGCGTGAAGCTGTCGAAGCGCGAATACGAAACCTGCAAGCACCTGCTCTCCGGCAAGACCGTGCCGGAGACGGCCGAGATCCTCGGCGTGCGGGTCGCGTCGGCCGAGTCGTACGTGAAGCGCGCATTCGCGAAGCTCGGCGTGCGCACGAAGCGCGAACTCGCCGCGTGGGGGTCGGCCGCCACGGCGTTCCCTTCCGCCGGCGCGCACGACGGCACCGCGCCGCCGGGCATCCCGCGCTGA
- a CDS encoding cupin domain-containing protein encodes MTKLIKDILPLGAGIGEFTKLDFGMDESDWRAAEGKSGNYIIGWWEGKAGSVEFPETAADEAVWLVEGRIALTDVEGNRKEFTPGQGYLLPAGFAGRWETIEDAKKFYVLLEQS; translated from the coding sequence ATGACCAAACTGATCAAGGACATCCTGCCGCTCGGCGCAGGCATCGGCGAATTCACGAAGCTCGACTTCGGCATGGACGAGAGCGACTGGCGCGCGGCGGAAGGCAAGAGCGGCAACTACATCATCGGCTGGTGGGAAGGGAAAGCCGGCTCGGTGGAGTTTCCGGAAACCGCGGCCGACGAAGCCGTGTGGCTCGTCGAGGGCCGGATCGCATTGACTGACGTCGAAGGCAACCGCAAGGAATTCACGCCGGGCCAGGGCTACCTGCTGCCGGCCGGCTTCGCGGGCCGCTGGGAGACGATCGAGGACGCGAAGAAGTTCTACGTGCTGCTCGAGCAGTCGTGA